AACAAGAGTGCCAGAATTTCGATTTCTGGTGGGCAATCGCGCACCGCGCGTACTGGACTGCCGTGGCACTCGCCGCGTCACTCTGGAAAGCGTTGCGCTCGTCGTGTTAGACCGCGACGTTTCTGTAGCGCGCACTTTCGAGACGCCTTCGAGGGTAGCCAAATCTGTAACAATTCGGCATTTTCCACTGACATGGTGGGGATCTGCATCGTAGAAATAACGACCTGGCGATGCGGAACTTCCAGAATTAGAGGGAGCAGGCACACGCTTAGTCATCGCCAGGCAGCACGTACAGGCGCGCTATTTCTCGCATTCGATGCGAAAACTATGTGTTTCGTTTGTAAAAATGGTTCAGACTCGAGGACGCCTCTTATAGAAGCAGTGTCTAGGCTTCCAACGAAAATTGGAGTTCCCGAACCTCTGAAGTGGACCGAACGAACGGGCGTTGGGGTGGTCGAATATAATTGACCCGGGCAGGAGAGCCGAGAACTGAAAAAGGACGTAGCAAAAAAGACCGAAGGGAGAATAGATGTGTACTTCTTCAAAAGAGCATCGGCGCCAACACGACCAGCACTGCTGGCAACGATTGCAATTTCACCTGCGTTCCCCTTCGTTTTTTTCTTAAACAAAGAAAGACGCGAAATCTGTACGATGAAATCTGAAATCACCTCGACGCGAAAAAATAAACGACAACGCGAGAATTGAGGAAGCGGTAAAGGCTCTTTACCGCTGTACTCGTAGTCAATAGCAAACGTTGCGCCAGCTGGTACTAGAGCGGACAAAATGCGGAAGTGCTGCACTTCAATGCAAACAAGAGAGCGATGAAAAAAAATTCATTGGTCAAACGCAAAAATATTGTGTATGAGAAAACAAGTAACCCCGTTGATTAGAAAGGTGCGTACTAGAGATTTGCATATCTACagcagaaataaaatttgtgtgcgATGATTTGGATCACCAAGAGACGTGTATGACTTTTTTATCGAGTTGCGCGTACAATGCTCAAGATTTTATTTGTTGAACGAGACGTGTACCGCGAAGTCTTCCAGTGCGTCTAGCCGCAATTAGACCCACTTTCTGTCCTGGAGGTGCGTGTCTGGAAACGGTTGTGGGATGGCCAACGTGTTGATGGTTACCACCACCATGAGGGTGTTCCACTGGATTCATGGCTACACCGCGGACAACCGGCCAGCAATTGCGTTTGGCCTTGTATTTATAGTATGCACGTCCTGCTTTGAGTAGTGGCTTTTCCGTGCGCCCACCGCCTGCTATGATACCAATCATAGCACGACACCTTgagtgaacaatttttttcttgccAGACGGAAGCTTGATAATTGTTCGATTGGTCTCGGGATTGTGACCCACAATCGTTGCGTATCTACCTGATGCGCGCGCCAAAGCTCCTCGATCTCCAATCTTTTCTTCAACGTTGGAGATGATCATACCTTCGGGCATGGATTCGAGTGGCAGAATATTTCCGACTGTCAACTTAGCCTTTTTTCCTGCATATATAGACTGACCAACGAACATGCCTTCCACTGCGACCATGGTTTCGACGCTCTTTTTGTAACACACCGGGTTGTGAAATTGAATGCGCGCGAGCGGGGCGCCACGACCAGGATCGTGAACAATTTGCTTAACCAGACCCTTGATGAATCCGTTCGACTCGGCATAGTCTAGCGCTCGAAGTTTGCTGGCTCCTTTTCGGTGGTGAGTGTGAGCCTTGAACACACTTCCACGACCTTTACGTTGCGCCCTGATGATACGACCCATGATACCTTTTTTTCAAccaaaaaaaattagtacaaatcTGTGTAGGGGATAGCGGCGACCAGAATGGACGTAATCAGTCCGAGTTCattgtgtgaacattgcttgtttcAAAGGGCGGCTAATTTCGGAGTTTTCACGAAATCAATGCATAAAACTTCTATCGCcttaaaaacagacagaaaaacagacAGGCATAATAACTCTTTGGTTGGAAGGGTGGGATACAAAAACGGCCTCTTCGTGCGAGAGCAAACATAACTCACCAACGCAAAGAGCGAAGCATATTAACGAGATTTAGGCGGTGtcattgcaaaatttacacagggaTAATAACAGCGTGTATATATAGGGGGTTTTTTTCCTACG
The DNA window shown above is from Schistocerca gregaria isolate iqSchGreg1 unplaced genomic scaffold, iqSchGreg1.2 ptg000473l, whole genome shotgun sequence and carries:
- the LOC126313321 gene encoding 60S ribosomal protein L8-like, with the translated sequence MGRIIRAQRKGRGSVFKAHTHHRKGASKLRALDYAESNGFIKGLVKQIVHDPGRGAPLARIQFHNPVCYKKSVETMVAVEGMFVGQSIYAGKKAKLTVGNILPLESMPEGMIISNVEEKIGDRGALARASGRYATIVGHNPETNRTIIKLPSGKKKIVHSRCRAMIGIIAGGGRTEKPLLKAGRAYYKYKAKRNCWPVVRGVAMNPVEHPHGGGNHQHVGHPTTVSRHAPPGQKVGLIAARRTGRLRGTRLVQQIKS